The following proteins are encoded in a genomic region of Papaver somniferum cultivar HN1 unplaced genomic scaffold, ASM357369v1 unplaced-scaffold_10, whole genome shotgun sequence:
- the LOC113326173 gene encoding protein H2A.5-like gives MNKLLKGRVFFSQKSADLPYKLKVCKGGRKGGDRRKAVAKSVKVGLRFPVGTMACLVERVGSGAPVYLAAFLEYLVLLTFWNKLGNAAKDNKKSRIIPRHLLLPMMNDQELLVFHYC, from the exons ATGAATAAACTTCTCAAAGgaagagttttcttttctcaaaaatCTGCCGATCTTCCTTACAAAC TGAAAGTTTGCAAGGGAGGTAGAAAGGGTGGTGACAGGAGGAAAGCTGTAGCAAAATCAGTGAAAGTTGGTTTAAGATTCCCAGTTGGAACAATGGCTTGCCTTGTTGAACGGGTTGGATCCGGTGCTCCTGTTTATCTCGCTGCTTTTCTTGAGTATCTCGTGTTGCTGACGTTTTGGAATAAGCTGGGAAATGCTGCAAAAGATAACAAGAAGTCAAGAATCATTCCAAGGCATCTGTTGTTGCCGATGATGAACGATCAAGAGTTGCTGGTGTTTCACTATTGCTAG